A genomic region of Chlorobaculum parvum NCIB 8327 contains the following coding sequences:
- the lptC gene encoding LPS export ABC transporter periplasmic protein LptC, translating into MYSRRTTLFFLAILFSTVTGCGAQVDERRSADPVVSSQEQPAQESWDITIVISDSGHRKTLIKAGHAAEYHKGDKKEIHVDGGISIRTVNPNGSTTTITAGRGIVHNNQDIEAFDDVVIRSDDGTVLRTEYITRSASDHMIRTDKYVTITSPSRTIRGYGFESDDAMKRYRIFHASGEALSQ; encoded by the coding sequence TTGTATTCTCGACGGACAACGCTATTCTTTCTGGCTATACTGTTCAGTACCGTAACCGGTTGCGGCGCTCAAGTCGACGAGCGCCGCAGTGCGGATCCGGTTGTGTCCTCACAAGAGCAACCCGCCCAGGAGAGCTGGGACATCACCATTGTCATCTCCGATTCCGGTCACAGAAAAACACTCATCAAAGCCGGCCACGCGGCTGAGTACCACAAAGGTGACAAAAAGGAAATTCATGTCGATGGCGGAATCAGCATTCGGACTGTCAACCCGAACGGCTCGACGACCACCATCACGGCAGGACGCGGAATCGTGCACAATAATCAGGACATCGAAGCATTTGACGATGTCGTCATCCGTTCCGATGACGGGACGGTGCTGCGTACCGAATACATCACACGCTCCGCAAGCGACCACATGATCCGGACAGACAAATACGTAACCATCACCAGCCCCTCCCGAACCATCCGGGGCTATGGCTTTGAAAGCGACGACGCCATGAAACGGTACAGAATTTTCCACGCCAGCGGTGAGGCCTTATCACAATAA
- the panD gene encoding aspartate 1-decarboxylase translates to MKVHMLKSKIHNAIVTSGDLEYEGSITIDKELLEIADMMANEKVLVVNNNNGERFETYIIEGTRGLREIQLNGAAARCALPGDEIIIMAFAEMEPEEARNWQPMIVIVDRMNNPKRRHRVGKDNEYLG, encoded by the coding sequence ATGAAAGTACACATGCTCAAATCGAAGATCCACAATGCCATTGTTACCAGTGGAGACCTCGAATACGAGGGCAGCATCACCATCGACAAGGAGTTGCTTGAAATTGCCGATATGATGGCCAATGAGAAGGTGCTTGTGGTCAACAACAATAATGGCGAGCGCTTCGAGACCTACATCATCGAAGGTACCCGTGGCTTGCGGGAAATCCAGTTGAACGGCGCTGCTGCGCGCTGCGCGCTGCCGGGAGACGAAATCATCATCATGGCTTTTGCGGAGATGGAGCCCGAGGAGGCACGCAACTGGCAACCGATGATCGTGATCGTTGACCGGATGAACAACCCGAAACGCCGTCACCGTGTCGGCAAAGACAATGAATATCTCGGCTGA
- a CDS encoding sugar phosphate nucleotidyltransferase, with amino-acid sequence MSLAIVIMAAGKGTRMKSDLPKVLHQANGRPVVEYVIEKSQALEPEMIVLITGHQSEKVRQATSKFDVRYALQEPQHGTGHAVMQAEPLLKEFDGEIIILSGDAPLFTTATLKELVAFHRANRAVATVLTAKIDDPTGYGRVIRSGDGEEVLRIVEQKDASDEEKAVNEINSGVYVFNATELFDALHSITNENAQQEYYLTDVFGICFGKGLKVCAFKVADPNEIRGINTPEQLREAETLLLSGNYV; translated from the coding sequence ATGAGTTTGGCAATCGTCATCATGGCAGCCGGTAAAGGCACAAGAATGAAGTCCGACCTGCCCAAAGTGCTGCACCAGGCCAACGGTAGACCGGTCGTCGAGTATGTCATCGAAAAATCGCAAGCGCTCGAACCTGAAATGATCGTACTGATCACCGGTCACCAGTCGGAGAAGGTACGCCAAGCCACGAGCAAATTTGACGTTCGTTACGCCTTGCAGGAGCCGCAGCACGGCACCGGCCATGCGGTCATGCAGGCTGAACCATTGCTGAAGGAGTTTGACGGAGAGATCATCATTCTGTCGGGTGACGCCCCGCTCTTCACCACCGCCACGCTGAAAGAGCTAGTGGCGTTCCATCGCGCGAACAGGGCCGTCGCCACTGTGCTGACTGCCAAGATTGACGACCCGACCGGCTACGGACGAGTCATCCGGAGCGGCGACGGCGAGGAGGTGCTACGAATCGTCGAACAGAAAGATGCCAGCGACGAAGAGAAAGCGGTCAACGAAATCAATTCTGGCGTCTATGTCTTCAACGCTACCGAGCTGTTTGATGCGTTGCACAGCATCACCAATGAAAACGCTCAGCAGGAGTACTACCTGACCGACGTGTTCGGTATCTGCTTTGGCAAAGGCCTGAAAGTGTGCGCTTTCAAAGTTGCTGACCCCAACGAAATCCGCGGCATCAACACCCCCGAACAGCTCAGGGAAGCCGAAACGCTCCTGCTGAGCGGCAACTACGTGTAA